The DNA region TCGACGAGCGTCTCGACGATCGTCATCGAGTTGCGGTCCGTGCCGATGGCATCGACGAACATCTTGTCGATCTTGATGATGTCGACGCCGAGCTTGAGCATGTACGAGAGGCCGCTATGGCCGGTGCCGACGTCGTCGATGGCGATGCGCACGCCGAGCCCCTGTAACGCCGCGATGATCTGGCGCGTCTCGGTGAAGTTCTCGATCGGGTCCCGCTCGGTGACCTCGAGCACGACCTGCGACAGCTTGATCGGCGAATTGGCGAAGATGTTGCGCACGTCCTTGACGATGGTCTCGTCGCTGAAGAGCTTGCCGGCGAAGTTGAACGAGATCTTCAACCCCGGCCGCAAGCCGAGCGAGGCTCCCGCCTCGGCGCAAACGCGGCGCATCAGATCGCGCGTCATATCGCGGATGAGGCCGCTCGATTCCGCCAGTGGGATAAAGGAGCCTGGGAAGACCAGCGAGCCGTCCGGCTTGCGCCAGCGGACCAGGACCTCGGCGCCGCGCAATTGCCCCGAGCGAATGTCCACGATCGGCTGATAGTACGGAACGAGCTCTCCCGCCGCGAGCGCGCGCTTGAGATCGGAGACCGGATCGTTCTCGCGCCGCCGCGGCAGCAGCAGCCAGAAAGCGCCGAGAACCACCGCGATCGCCATCGCGACATAAATGCCGAACCACTTCAAATCGCTGCCAGTGGTCATCAGCCCGCTGAGCGGCGCGACGATATCGGCGTTGAAACCGAACTGGGCGGATTTGTAGTGGACGCTCTCAGTTGCAACACCGGCCGGCAATCGCTTTCCCGCATAGCCGATGATGTTGCCGCCGCCGGTTCTGACCTCGCCATAGGCTTCGAATTGAGTGCCCTGATGGCTCACCTGCGGCATCAGCTGCGCAACCGGCAGCAACGCGGCGATGCTGGAGCCATCGCCGCCGATAGGACGGCGCAGCCGCACCATGCGCCCGCCGTTGTCGAGGCGCACGATCTCGAGCAGGTATCCGCCATTCGCCGGCAGCGGTTCGCTCGACAATATCTCGCTCTTGCCGAGCGGCAGATCGAGATGCGTACAGAGCGTCTGCCCGGTCGGCGAAAGGATCTCCATCTCCTTGACCGGCATGGTCGCGAAGACGGCTTGGCGCATCATCTGAATATGCTGCGGCGAACAGGAAGCGACGCCGTCGGCAGCGAGGCGGTCAAGCGCCGTAATCGCTTGAGCCACGCGAACCTCCGCGAGCCCGATCGCGCGCTTGGCCGACCCGCTCAGCTCATTCTGGACCTGACGGTCGATGATCGCCTCGATCCAAAGGTCAAAAACGACCAATGGTGCGCCCGCGAGCAAAACACCGACAACGATCGCAGCTACAGTCCGGCGCGCAAACATGCGCTTCAACTTCACCATCCGGCTTTAGAGCCGTCGCCCCCTCCCGGTGCCGGAGTAGTGAGCCACGCCGCTGTAAAGGCTCAATTAATTCAAGGCCCCGCCGTATGCGTTTACCTCTCGCGAGGGAACTTCGAACGCTGGGATGGTTAGCAAATTGCTAATGTCGCCGGCCGCAATGTCGGACGATCGGTCAAGAGGCCACGAGATCGGCGATAAACTGCGGCAACGCAAAAGCGCCGATCTGCACCGCAGGCGTCCAGTAGCGCGTCTTGAAGCGGCCGGCCTTGGCATAACGGGCGGCGACGATCTTCTCGGGCTGGCGCCGCAGTGTCTTGTCGTCGCTGGCAAAGCCCATCGCCATAAGCCCGCCGACATAGGTCGGCACCGCCGCCGTGTAGCAGGTGCCGTCTTTGAACAGGGCGCGGAAATGCCGGAGGCTCTTCTTGAGCTCGGCCGCCTGCAGGAACGGCACGCCGTTCTGCGTCACCAGCACGCCGCCTTTTTTGAGGCAACGCTTGCAGCCGGCGTAGAACTTCTTCGTGAACAGCACCGCGCCGGGGCCTTGCGGGTCGGTGGAGTCGACGATGATGACGTCGAAGCGGCGCTCGGTTTCCGCAACGAACTTGGCACCGTCGTCGATGACGCTCTCGAAGCGCTTGTCGGCGAACACCGGCCTGGTGAACTCGGGATAATGCTCCTTGGCGAATGCGACGACCGAGGCGTCGATCTCGACCTGGGTCAGGCGCTTGACGGTCTTGTGCTTGAGCACTTCCTCGGCGATGCCGCAGTCGCCGCCGCCGACGATGAGCACGTCCTTCGCCGCGCCATGCGCGAACAGCGGCACGTGGCTCATCATCTCCTGATAGACGTATTCGTCGCGGCTGGTGATCTGCATCGCGCCGTCGAGCATCAGCATCTTGCCGAAGAACTTGTGCTTGAACAGCACGAGATCCTGATGGGCGGTCTTCTGCTCGTACAGCACGCACTCGACCTCGTAGCTCATGCGAAAGCCGAGCTCGTCGAACAGCGTTTCGGATATCCAGCGCTTCTTGACCATGGTGTGCCGCCCCGTCGCCCGGATGAGCGCCGCGAATGCCGGGAATGCCACCCCGGACTCCACGTACGCCGTTCGAGTTTACACGTCCGGATTCCGATCGTCGCCGTGCGCGACGTCCGCAATGACCTCAGGTCGCGCCCTGCCCGCGCAACAACTCGCTGACGGCGATGTTCTTCGGCGCGAACGCCGCGCGCAGCACCGGCACGCACGCATCCGGCACGGCGTCGCCGCACATGAAGATATCGAGCGCGGCGTAGCCATGCTCGGGCCAGGAGTGGATCGAGATGTGACTCTCGGCCAGCACCGCCACACCGGAAACGCCGCCGTTCGGCTCGAAGTGATGCAAGTGGATATGCAGCAGCGTCGCGCCGGCAGCATCCACACAGGCGCGCAACGTCTCTTCGATATGCGCGATGTCGTCGAGCCGCTCAGCCTGATAGAGATCGACAATAAGGTGCGCGCCGGCGCAGCGCACGCCGTTCTTCACCACGAAATGATCATCGCGCGCCTCGAGCGAGGCCGCGTTCGTTTTTTCTTTTTCACGGGTGGTACCTGGAGTCCCCAAGCCCTTCCCCGATCGAAAGAGGGCGTTGTGCGACATGCCGCTCTCCCCAACCAGAGATCGAACCCGAGAGACCGGCGTGCCGGCTCGCGGAGGTGATTATGCCGCTATCAGCGAACCGTGGTCGCGGTATCAAGCAGCAAGTCCCCACATAAGGGCTGCGTCCCAGGGGATCAAGAAAAACTTTCCCCGGCGGCTTCGTGTCGCGCAACGCAAATGTCGTTGCACGCGTGAATATGACCATATCGTGTCACTGGGCCGCACCTCGCGTGGCCTTGACTCGGCAGGACGTACAATGCGCGCTAAGGTCCGCCGGAATCGCGCCGCTCGGCGCATGCAGGAGCACACGCATGAGTTTCTTTCCGGGTCAGGACCCAGAAGCCGGCAACGCCTTTCAATGCGATGCCATCGCGCACGTGATCGTGCCGCGCAGCGCCGATCTCGGCGACGAATTCTATGTGCGGCGTGCGCTGCCGTCGGTGAAGACGCGCATGGTCGGGCCTTTCATCTTCTTCGATCATTTCGGTCCGGCTGAATTCCGCGTCGGCCAGGGCCTCGACGTGCGGCCGCATCCGCACATCGGCTTGGCCACCGTCAGCTATCTGTTCGACGGCGAGATCATGCACCGCGATTCACTCGGCACCGAGGTGCCGATCCGGCCCGGCGAGATCAACCTGATGACCGCCGGCCGCGGCATCGTGCATTCCGAACGCACGCGTTCCGAATTGCGCACGACCGGCAGCCCGATCCATGGTTTGCAGATGTGGGTCGCCCTGCCCGCGGCGCACGAGGAGATGGCGCCGGCTTTCGCGCATCACGAGGTCGACGAATTCCCGATGGTGCGCGACGACGACATGTTCGGCCGCGTCGTCATCGGCTCGCTCTACGGCAAGACGTCGCCGGTGAAGACGACGCATGAGACGATGTTCGCAAACATCGCCATGCGGCCGGGCGCGAGTCTGCCGATCGACGCCGATCACGAGGAGCGTGCGCTCTATCTCGTCGACGGCACGATCGATATCGCCGGCGACACGTTCGAGCCGGGACGGCTGTTGGTGTTCAAGCCGGGCGACAAGATCACGGTGAAGGCGGTCACCGACGCGCAGTTCGTCATCCTCGGGGGCGCGACGATGGATGGACCGCGCCACATCTGGTGGAATTTCGTGTCGTCGCGCAAGGACCGGATCGAACAGGCGAAGGCCGATTGGAAGGCCGGACACTTCGACAAGGTGCCGGGCGACGAGATCGAGTTCATCCCGCTGCCGGAAAAGTGAGCCCGCGTACAGCATCAGACCCGTCACCCTGAGATGCGAGCGCGAAGCGCGGCCACCTCAGGGTGACGGGACTAACGGTGTGCCGCAGTCTATCGAGACGGCACGGCATACTGGATTCCGGGTCTCGCTTGCTGCGCTCGCTCGCCCGGAATGACAACTAAGATGGCCGGCAATCCAAATGACGGTCGCCAGAGTGCAATAACGCCGTCATTCCGGGCGAGCGAAGCGAGACCCGGAATCCAGTAACCCCCGCCCTGGCGATCTGCTGTGACGTACTGGATTCCCCGCTTTCGCGGGGAATGACCCGGCAGCATAGTCCCCGCCTGCGCAAGTCGCTCTATAGCCGACTTGCGCACTATAGTGGCAGACATCGGTAAACCCGATGTCTGCGCGGGGACGACAAAAGGCTATTCCGCCGCGATCGCCGAAACGCCCGCATCCGCCGACGCAACGCCGATATCGCGCAAGTCATACGGCGTCGTCTGGTAGATCTGGTTGATCCAGTTGCCGAACAACAGATGCGCGTGGCTGCGCCAGTGGTTGAGCGGCTTCTGCTGCGCGTCGTCGTTCGGAAAGTAGTTCACCGGCAGCGCGATCGGCTTGTTCGCCGCGACATCGCGGAAATACTCGTCGGCCAGCGACTCCGTGTCGTATTCGATGTGGTTGAACATGTGCAGGTGGCGATGACGCGGATCGTCGAGCAGACACAGGCCCGCTTCGTCGGAGTCCATCAGCACGCGCAAACCTCGGCCCGCCGGAATGTCCGCGCGCCGCACTTCCGTCCAGCGTGACACCGGGATCGAGAAGTCGTCGGAGAAGCCGCGCAGATACGGCGAGGCCGGATAGAGATTGCTGTGCCGGTAGACGCCGAAGCGCTTCTGCGCCAGCGCGTATTTCGGCATGCCATGGAAGTGATGCACGGCCGCCTGCGCGGCCCAACAGATGTTGAAGGTGCCGTGCACATTGGTCTGGGTCCAATCGAAGATGCGGCGCAGCTCGTCCCAATAGCTCACCTCCTCGAACGGCATGGTCTCGACCGGCGCGCCGGTGATGATGAAGCCGTCGAACTTGTCGCCGCGCACATCTTCCCAGTCGCGATAGAATGAGATGATGTGGTCGGTCGGCGTGTGGCGCGACACGTGATTGGTGATCTTCACCAGCGTCAGTTCGACCTGCAGCGGCGAAGCGCCGAGCAGGCGCGCGAACTGCGTCTCGGTCTTGATCTTGTTCGGCATCAGATTGAGCAGCGCGATCCGCATCGGCCGGATGTCCTGGCGCACCGCCTCGGCCTCGGCCATCACCATGACGCCTTCCGTCTCCAATACGGAGCGGGCCGGCAGATTGTCTGGGATCTTGATCGGCATGGACACCCTCAGTCGTACACGTTCGGCGCGCCAAGCGCGGGATACGACCTGGATGTGACTGAGCCCGTTTGGTTGCCGGTTCGGCCACATCCTCCCCTCGGGGGAGCGCCACCTTGCTCGGGAAGCAGGTTGGCGTCGGGCGATGCCCAACTCTTGATGCAGGTCTTTACCTAAGCCGTTGTGCGCATCTTGGCAAGACGGTGACAGGAGGGCCTCGCCTGCCCGCCGCGCCCTGGACACCGTGCTTATGGCGGTGCTAGTCGCGCCAAAGCCCAAGGACGGCCCTGTTTTCCATGCCCACTCATCCCACGCCGCCGCGCGCCCCTTTGTTCCGCTGGC from Pseudolabrys taiwanensis includes:
- the speD gene encoding adenosylmethionine decarboxylase, with amino-acid sequence MSHNALFRSGKGLGTPGTTREKEKTNAASLEARDDHFVVKNGVRCAGAHLIVDLYQAERLDDIAHIEETLRACVDAAGATLLHIHLHHFEPNGGVSGVAVLAESHISIHSWPEHGYAALDIFMCGDAVPDACVPVLRAAFAPKNIAVSELLRGQGAT
- the speE gene encoding polyamine aminopropyltransferase, which translates into the protein MAFPAFAALIRATGRHTMVKKRWISETLFDELGFRMSYEVECVLYEQKTAHQDLVLFKHKFFGKMLMLDGAMQITSRDEYVYQEMMSHVPLFAHGAAKDVLIVGGGDCGIAEEVLKHKTVKRLTQVEIDASVVAFAKEHYPEFTRPVFADKRFESVIDDGAKFVAETERRFDVIIVDSTDPQGPGAVLFTKKFYAGCKRCLKKGGVLVTQNGVPFLQAAELKKSLRHFRALFKDGTCYTAAVPTYVGGLMAMGFASDDKTLRRQPEKIVAARYAKAGRFKTRYWTPAVQIGAFALPQFIADLVAS
- a CDS encoding pirin family protein; protein product: MSFFPGQDPEAGNAFQCDAIAHVIVPRSADLGDEFYVRRALPSVKTRMVGPFIFFDHFGPAEFRVGQGLDVRPHPHIGLATVSYLFDGEIMHRDSLGTEVPIRPGEINLMTAGRGIVHSERTRSELRTTGSPIHGLQMWVALPAAHEEMAPAFAHHEVDEFPMVRDDDMFGRVVIGSLYGKTSPVKTTHETMFANIAMRPGASLPIDADHEERALYLVDGTIDIAGDTFEPGRLLVFKPGDKITVKAVTDAQFVILGGATMDGPRHIWWNFVSSRKDRIEQAKADWKAGHFDKVPGDEIEFIPLPEK
- the metA gene encoding homoserine O-acetyltransferase MetA — its product is MPIKIPDNLPARSVLETEGVMVMAEAEAVRQDIRPMRIALLNLMPNKIKTETQFARLLGASPLQVELTLVKITNHVSRHTPTDHIISFYRDWEDVRGDKFDGFIITGAPVETMPFEEVSYWDELRRIFDWTQTNVHGTFNICWAAQAAVHHFHGMPKYALAQKRFGVYRHSNLYPASPYLRGFSDDFSIPVSRWTEVRRADIPAGRGLRVLMDSDEAGLCLLDDPRHRHLHMFNHIEYDTESLADEYFRDVAANKPIALPVNYFPNDDAQQKPLNHWRSHAHLLFGNWINQIYQTTPYDLRDIGVASADAGVSAIAAE
- a CDS encoding EAL domain-containing protein, with product MMRQAVFATMPVKEMEILSPTGQTLCTHLDLPLGKSEILSSEPLPANGGYLLEIVRLDNGGRMVRLRRPIGGDGSSIAALLPVAQLMPQVSHQGTQFEAYGEVRTGGGNIIGYAGKRLPAGVATESVHYKSAQFGFNADIVAPLSGLMTTGSDLKWFGIYVAMAIAVVLGAFWLLLPRRRENDPVSDLKRALAAGELVPYYQPIVDIRSGQLRGAEVLVRWRKPDGSLVFPGSFIPLAESSGLIRDMTRDLMRRVCAEAGASLGLRPGLKISFNFAGKLFSDETIVKDVRNIFANSPIKLSQVVLEVTERDPIENFTETRQIIAALQGLGVRIAIDDVGTGHSGLSYMLKLGVDIIKIDKMFVDAIGTDRNSMTIVETLVDLAHNMRMDVVAEGVENFEQVTLLRELGIRSAQGYVFAPPLPGSAFLQLVEAIEPLETAEAAAAKEAA